The genomic stretch ttagtttattgttcttacttccggatctaaTCATTCCTTTATTACGGTATCAATCTTTCTTTAATATTTActcaattattattattcatcTTATTGtgttcttaattatgctttcctatatcgttattgttgttattctctcttatctagggtgaatggggatctaggttgttagaagggggattatattgatgaattgatagttaaatttCTCTTTGTTGTTGTTCAGTTTGTTGGTTTGAATCTAGTTGATTAGCTTCTGCagggttaattaattagtattgcataaactaggattttcgCTGATCGAGTTAAGACTAGTAAAGGCAACGACAACTGAATAGAACTAATTTAATGATAACGATTGCATGTTAGATTAGATTTaaaggacatattagaatcgaccgatcttatgaccttaaacaatataaattgctctatCAATAAGTTAAATCTCACCCCcgaataactacctagtgaacctaatccctagaccttttaatattattgaatttgtcttatttatttacattgttattagttgctagaaatcaaacaatcaaaaccccctaaaattgttactttaagacgaaCTTGGACATTGGCAAActgattattaccgcctccctgtggatacaatACCTTACTTACCGCTAACTATTTTTTACTAGTattataggatttattttgattaaggccatcgactgaaaataaccttatcaaatttggtgccgttgccggggaggcaataatttttctgtttgtttttgtttatttttgtctttttgtctcagggagcatcagttccttgagacagtttgatattttcttgttgttttcgtgtatgacCAGGTCTCACAGGTCGGAGATTGTACCTTTTGATCCTGAggcagagaagacttttcgctagagacaaaaatttcaaagagaagtaagtcaggtggaagacttgagtacacttgactacgagcggtttACTTTCGCAGAAGATTCGTCTTTTGAAGGGGACACACTTATTTTTGCACCAGTTACTCCTACAACACTACAGATGCCGACATTAGCCAGTTACTTTGAACCCACGgttgattctattcctaaaggctttAAGCTCCCTACTACTGATAAAGGGACTTTTGAGATCAGGCCTTCTTATATAAGCCCAGTAGAGAGAAATCTTTTTGGAGGAAAATCTTGAGAGGACcctgccaagcatatggagaaatTTATTATGTATTGTTGTTCTATTCCTTTGGCAGATGGGGTGACTCAAGATAGAGTCAAACAGactctctttcctttctctctgagaGATGATGCAGCAGAGTAGCTACGTGACTTGGATATGGAGACCGACGCAATTACTAACTGGACTTcactagctcttgcattctacaagaggtattttccaccgcAGAAGACTAATGCTCAAAGAAGCCAGATCATGAGTTTTAAGCAAGGTCCTACCGAGAATCTTAATGAAGCCTAGGTTCATTTCAAAAGGCTAGTTCGATCCATCCCCCATCATGGCTTTCAGAtttggtttctttgcaaccagttttataactggttgtatgacgatcacagAGCTTTGCTTGATTCAgctgctaatgggagattccaagataatACTAATAacggtaatgcttggaagttgattgatcaaatAGCTACTCACACAACTGAGTATGGCAACCCCAGAGGtagtaagagaggaagtggttcAGATAATGCTATTACGGCATAGTTGGAGGCCTTAACGGCTTAAATAGCCGAATTAAAGACATCTCAGTCTTTGGGTAAGCAAGAAACGGTTCACATGGTTCAACAAGAGGTGTCAtgcgagagatgtgggatagatggtCACACTGtggccaagtgtatgagtaccattgaACAAGTTCATGCTTTccaatctttcaagcaaggtactccatattctaacatcttccctgaaaggagtcagaatgATTATGCTCAAGATACAGAACAAAGTGCTTATATTATTCCTTCAAAtcatggtaatcaaccacaacGAAATTTTgttaggcaaaatcaaggaggttttcaacagatgcaacctcctcctcaagctccaagtaatgacATGGCCGAGATGAAAGCTCTTCTGCAACAAAGTTTAATgattcaacaaaagcaaacggctcatATTTCCAAACTCATGGCTCATAACAAGATGTTGAATACTCAAGTTGCTTAAATGGtggctcaaaatccttcaaaacagtccggtcttcctcctcaaggtaaacaagcacatgagCAAGTTAATGTTGTTTCTTTTAGGAGCGGTACCACTTATGAAAGTCCGGATGTGCTCATTGTTTAAAAAGAAGTCTCttacatgcatcctaagggattgagCAACCTCGAGTTGAGCGATGATGAGAAAGAAATTTGCAAAGATCAAACACGGGATAAGCAAAAAGACGAAAAACAGAAGACTGacgtgagtactcgatcgagccagtctaggattgatcgaggaaccaacgtgctcaatcgagtgataaccaggctcgatcgaggcacccccCTGTTGACAAAATTTCGCGTGTTTCAGCTACGACATTGGAAGAAAATAGGTTCTTCAATCGAGTGACCactggactcgatcgaggcacctctcTAACTGACGATTATGCTTCCAAACGTACTTCTAAAGCAAAAGAAGCCGAGCCAATCAAAATTCAATTATCTTTTCCTCAAAGATCGCAGAAATATAAGCTTGAACAACAATTTgggaggttcatggaggtagcAAAGAATCTTCAAGTGAGTGTGTCATTTACTGAATTGTTCACTCAAGTGCCGGCGTATGCTAAATTTTTGAGAGAGATTTtgtcaaagaagcggtcttttgatgaagttgagACTGTAACATATACTCAAGAGTGCGCGGCCACATTACAAGCTAATTCaccacctaagcttaaggatccatagagtttttctattccttgtcatattggtagtataACTACTGATAAAGAcctttgcgatttaggggctagtgttagtgtcatgccgtattcaatttgcaaaaagttaaatatgggtcaactacGTATCACTAATATGACCTTGCAAATGGCCGATAGGTCTCTAAAGaagcctttaggtgtcttagaggatgtgccagttagagtaggaaagtatttcattccagttgactttattgttatggatatggctAAGGACTCTTAAGTACCCATCATTACTGGTAGACCATTCATTCACACTGCAGGAGCACTCATAGATGTCAGGGATGGTTGTCTGACATTAAGAGTTGGAGATGACACTATTAAATTGGTTCTTGATAATGCTTTAAAGCGTCCCCCTCCAGTGGCTCCTTGTTATATGATTTATGTTGTTGCTCCTTCTATTGATGATTCCTTTGCTTATTGTTTAGACAGGAATCCGTCTGACGCCCCTGCTGCTGCGTCATACCCATGtagcaaggaagtggatgagatagagaagttgatttatggagatgagcctcctcctgagatggtttacaGTTGTGATGAGAGTGCTGACATAGAAGCCGGTTGGATGCTTGGGAAGTAGAGATATTCAGAGATGAGCCCGTCCAAGTTTTTGAGCAAGATCCTATGATGGATGAAGTGCCCTATCTTCCTCCTCAAGAAGATGACTTGAAAACCGATGAACACACTTGCTCctattttaattttgattttgagtttgatgagccaaaactttattcattatttatattatttgcttggactatttattggtgctacttatgtttgtgtatagcacatgcgctactttttgatttactattaCATGCTTTAAGTTATATTGATTGTGCCTTGTATGTGCAtttgttttaatgcagaaatctGCTCGACAggataaatactcgatcgagtgttaagGGGCTCGATTGAGGACCTTCACTTTTTGGGTTTAATTCATGGCCTGGTGATGATAGGAGTTGCGCGATTGATCTTTCTTCCgcatttttgcagctggtttgggggaactcctacgctcttacccggtattctcctcccttgtatctacttttattgtattatctctagTTGTTTCTCATTCCTCTTATTAGTtatgtcctttaggttgctgaaaatttttgtgtgattgctatgctgtaggcgtcacaatgaggacactgtgacatttaggtttgggggaggagtctttaattatgttgtgtgatttacttattgttgtgtgcatttatatcaaaaatccataaaaatttaaaaatttataaaatacaaaaacatgtttttactttgctttaggtcgagtcttggtgaattgaataacaatgatgttaaattgcattgtttttgcatttgaatcccatttagttgtccatgtacattgttttgacccgttattcaTGAAAATAAAGCTCATAACTCGAGTCTCAAccatattgacatgccttatgctaattagatttgacacaattatgttggtaaactacgtaaatctgaggtctatagagcttcctaggccagaaacatcaataaactggtctcatttgccaattaggcttgagtgtggtttctccttgtggaatatgtaatatcaaactgcataagtgtgagaTTGATTTCTTGATGCTTTTATttctttcatttgactaagtacatgtggatagacggttcttaccgttcaaataagccatacATTATCCCTTTTTTAGCCCGTTTGAATCCTTGTAACCAATCTTaaattacatcctatgagctacaatccaagaatttgcctaccttttcgggacagtcgcagttgcttgtttatcatgtttattttgatATTATGGTTGAGTTAGGacttattgtcatgtgggtatagcaagatcattatttagaaattatgttgtatccttgtgttgaaaaaagaaaaagatgaatcaaaagaaaaaaaaagaaaaaaaaaaagaaaaaacagaaagaaaaaaCTAAAAAAGAAGAGtattgaaaagaaaagagaaaaagaaattgattgcttcatttggttttgtcaagaatcaaaaggatggtcgttagagtctaatgcatatttggagagtacttcattcgctctcatgtgttgtaaagttaagatcatttctctaagttgggttcatttgtatttattatcatagatttggttttggtttagcgctgcgactaccgtcttagctccacatatccatacatgctttggcacaaaccatttctatccctttaacccatttaccacccttattgtccttgatacatgtacttttgtctacatattggATGCATactagttggggaaatctctatcacattagattgcatacATGTTTCATAAATTgtgtgtttctacttctttctatcttcacatataactcacccttgcATACTTATGAGTGCTTGAGTTAATCCGCGAAAAttcgactaatttgtcttgcaagatggaaaggtattttgcatttgtctatagtatggtgacatgagacttgagctacgttttctattactcgtgcctttgaatttgttttattggtacactttggtcattgctttgttacagTTATGGATAGCtcgggatttgtatgtgcatcaacattagctctgagttgtttattagccatttgtatgattgcctatTGTATTGTGtaatgctttgcttgaggacatgcaaagagatggtttgggggagtttcatgagtcataattatatgcatatttatgcctccccttaattacttttgatacggtttcgtgctaaattatattatttacatgccttttatgttagaatgtcgatacttccgctactTGATgcttaatgcaggaatgatgcatttgaggagcaaaggaacgaaatgggcatcgcggagtaggcatgaaggaatacaccaagtatggcacgggaatccataagaatgaaggaagagaagctaacaagacaacacgaagaaaagagctgaagaTAGGTGGTGCCTCGATCAACTGAGCATAAGCTCGATCGAGGAtattgtgtactcgatcgagttcgtagaggctcgatcgaggaaccatgtttccagaattttcaaaaaatttccttaagtcggttatgttttactataaatacccaaacCGTACCCTAATTTATATTACGCTTTATTTTCCGTAGCTACAGTAGAATTACCCTAGAAAACTCTCAAATActtttagtttagttttttttttcggtaaaaTGTACGTATATTAATAAAGCAACGGAACCATTTACATCAAAATGTGCAATCAAATACTTGAAACCCACATACAAGACATGCCACTATCCTCCCACACCGACCCATCCCAAAATCGAGCCCAATAAGGAGAAACAAAAACAAGGGAAAACCAACAAATCTTGATTGAGTTTAGACAACAAACCCAGGAAACCCCCAAAAATAGAACCCTAAATCgcaatcatcatcttcatcatcactcCATCAGAAATCTCATCAATCCTCCAACTCTCCGTTTGCCATCTTCCTTTATAGATAAAAACCGTGACTTCAATTCCATAGTGAGATGCTTTGCAAGGACAGACGGTCGTAAAACAAAATCATTCATTCTGCAATTATTTCATTGCTGCCAAATCTTATAAATACAGGCATTGAGCACAACATTAATAATCTCCTTATCATCTCTGGTTCCTCCCCTGGATACTCTCCAATCTAAGAGACCATCAGCAGGTATGTCCAAGCGCAACCACTCCCCTACAATGGCAATGAATTCTCTATTGTATCTGCAGTCGAAGAAAAGGTGATCCATGTCTTCAACTCCACTGCCGCAGATATAACAGGTATTGTCTTCTTTGATCCCTAAATTACATAATTTGGCATTAGTGTTCATGTTACCGTGTTGATAAATCCATGAAATAAAGCTGTGCTTGGGGATGGACCATTTGTTCCAAATGTATCCACACCATTAAACTTTTTGCCCCTTCTCCCTCAACCATTCATATCCTTTTGCTACAGTATATTCCTGGCCATTTTGAGTCGACCAAGTTTGTTGCTGATAAGCTACAGAGAAAATCTCTTTCGTTTGACATATTTTCCTTCAACACCAGCTTGAGGCAGTAGTAGGAGAATATGACTGCCAATTCTGACCTCTTAGATATGTATGATTAACCAATCTCACTCAGAGGTGATCAGGCTTTGTAGCTAACCACCATACTAGCTTTCCAACTGCAGCTTTATTCCATTTAATGTCATTCTTCAGCCCTAAGCCCCCTTCCTGTTTTGGTTTGCAAACTTTGTCCCATGAGACTATGGGAGATCTCCTGAATTCAACACCCCCATCCCATAAGAAGTTCCTGCAAATACTTTCAATTCTAGCAATGACTCCATTAGGGAGTATAAAAATTGATGCCCAATAGTTGTGAAGAGTTTTAAGGACGGATTGTATGAGAGTTAACCTTCCTGCATATGACAACTTTCTAGTCCCCAAACCCCTTATCAATGTGAGGCTTGCAATCATGGGCAGTCAGTCTTGTAGTTTTTATAGGCACCCCAAGGTACCTAAATGGTAAAGTTCCCTCCACCAAGCCTGAAACCTGCATAATTTCTGCCTTCAAACTGTCAGGGACACCATTAAAGTAAGCATTCGATTTCCCTTTGCTTAAATTCAAGCCAGAAGCCTTAGAAAAGGTAGCAAAGGTTCTTAGGACTGTCATCATGGAATAGGAGTCTCCCTTACTAAAGAGCAaaagatcatctgcaaacatcatgTGAGTAAGTTTCAGAGGCTTACATAAAGGGTGAAATTTGAACTCATGAGTATTTGTTATATAAGCCATCAGTCTAGACAAATATTCCATGCAGATTGTGAATAACAATGGTGACAGTGGATCCCCTTGTCTCGGACCCCTTTGACCTTGAAAATATCCAAAAATATCTCCATTAAGATTGAGAGAGTAAGTTGTTGTGGTCACACATTGCATCACCTAATGTCTAAATTGAGAAGGGAACCTTAGAGCTTTAAGCATTTGATGCAAAAAAACCCCATTCAACAGTGTCATATGCTTTCTGTAAATCCATCTTAATCAGACATCTAGGAGAAACTGCTCTTCTCTCACAAAGCTTAATAATATCTTGGCAAATCAGTATGTTCTCCATAATACTCCTTCCTTTAATAAATCCTCCCTGATTAAGGGAAATTAAGTCAGGGAGTACATTGGCCAGTCTATTGCATAGTAGTTTGGATATGCACTTATAAATAACGTTGCAACAAGCAATAGGCCTGATTTGAAGCACACTAGTAGGTCTATCAACTTTAGGGATCAGAGTAATGAGAGTAGTATTCACCTGTTTGAGCATGCATCTTGAATGAAAAAAATCCATCACAGCTTGGGTTATCCCTTCCCCTGTGATCCCCCAAGTATCTTTGAAGAATTTGCTTGTATAGCCGTCTGGACCAGGAGCCTTATCATTGGGTATATTGAACATTACTGCTTTGATTTCTTCTGGAGTGACAGGAGACAAGAGACATTGAATATGAACATTACTACAGACTTCCCCCTTCCTAACAATAGTTTTATCCACCCTGTCAGTGGGACTGTGAGAGCCTAGCAACATTTTATAATACTTCAGAAAACCCCCTTGTATCTCCTCTCTGTCAGTATGAAGTTTATTTTCATGATCTGTAATGTGATGGATGAAATTTTTATTCCTCCTTGCCTTGATAATGCCATGAAAATATGTTGAGTTCATGTCCCCTTTAGCTACCCAGTGAGCTTTTGCTTTTTGTTTGAGAAAGGCCAGCTTAGACTCTTGAAGCTCCCTGGCTTGTTGACTGATTTCAATCTCCTGCTTGATTAAGTCTTTATCACCTGGGTTTTGGGTAAGCAATCTCTGAATGTGGACCAACTTTATCATAGCTAGGTCTGCCTTGTCCTCAATATCAGAGAAATTATTTTTGTTCAACTTCTTAAGCTTAATTTTTAAAGCCTTCAATTTTTTGGCAACTGTGAACATACTTGTGCCATATACATTCTGACTCCAAATATTTTGCACTAAATCTTGGAAGCCTGGAGCTGtactccacatattaaaatatttaaatggTTTTTTGGCTGGGGTAGGAGTATTAGCAGACCTCACTAGACAAGGTGTATGGTCAAAATGGCCTTCAGGTAAAAAATTAGCAAAAAGATCAAGCCACTGTGTCACCCATTCATGATTAAAAAGAAATCTATCTAACCTACTATACACCCTAGTCTCAAGATGTTGTTTATTGTTCCACGTATAAAACGCACCTGAAGCTTGTATATCCATCACATTACAATCATCCAAACATTGTTGAAAAGGTTCTGCTTCTGCCAGATTGAAATTGCCCCCTAGTCTCTCATTAGACTGCAAGACACAGTTAAAATCTCCTCCTATGGCCCATGGACCTTGTTGCTGAATATGTATTCGTTTCAGATTGATCCATAATGTTTCTCTGTCCGCCATAGCATTGAAAGCATAGACAAATGTATAAAAAAATTGCATCTGAGAATTCTTGTCATATACTTGCATGTGAATATATTGGGCATCATATTCTAAAAAATTGACATAAAAAAGATGTGGTTTCCAGAGCACCCACACTCTCCCCCCTTGATGATGTGCATTATTGGTTGAAACACACCAATCCTTGAAAATAGAATTCAAGGCTTTATTCAAACTACTCGACTTTATTTTGGTTTCTAGTAAGCCACAGAGGCCCACATTATTGTTATGCAAAAAACTATTTACCACTTTCTGTTTCTCCTCCTTGTTCTTCCCTCTCACATTCCAAAACCCTATTTGCATCGTGACTTTGTTGATGGTCTGTCACTACCACTCACAATGCCAATGCCTGCCTTAGGAGATTTGGAACCACTCAGAACTTTCATGTAGGATGGGGAGGTATGCAGGACCCTAGTCACATTAGGATTACCATGTTTAGTAACCTTGACATGGGACATTGATCCACAACTTATATGCCTAGGACTTGATTCAGGTGTTCTGTCCAGAGAACTTTCTGAGTTCACCGTAATAACTGTGTCCTTGGTTGTTGCAGGGGGCTTTGACACATCAACTGCAGGAGGGATAACCAATTTTTGGATAGGCC from Silene latifolia isolate original U9 population chromosome 5, ASM4854445v1, whole genome shotgun sequence encodes the following:
- the LOC141655264 gene encoding uncharacterized protein LOC141655264, giving the protein MAYITNTHEFKFHPLCKPLKLTHMMFADDLLLFSKGDSYSMMTVLRTFATFSKASGLNLSKGKSNAYFNGVPDSLKAEIMQVSGLVEGTLPFRYLGVPIKTTRLTAHDCKPHIDKGYNREFIAIVGEWLRLDIPADGLLDWRVSRGGTRDDKEIINVVLNACIYKIWQQ